In Canis lupus dingo isolate Sandy chromosome 25, ASM325472v2, whole genome shotgun sequence, one genomic interval encodes:
- the PTMA gene encoding prothymosin alpha isoform X2: MSDAAVDTSSEITTKDLKEKKEVVEEAENGRDAPANGNANEENGEQEADNEVDEEEEEGGEEEEEEEEGDGEEEDGDEDEEAEAATGKRAAEDDEDDDVDTKKQKTDEDD, translated from the exons ATGTCAGACGCGGCCGTGGACACCAGCTCCGAGATCACCACCAAG GACttaaaggagaagaaggaagttgtggaggaggcagagaatggAAGAGACGCGCCTGCTAATGGGAACGCT aatgaggaaaatgGGGAGCAGGAGGCTGACAATGAGGtagatgaagaagaggaggaaggcggggaggaagaagaggaggaggaggaaggtgatg gagaggaagaggatggagaTGAAGATGAGGAGGCCGAGGCAGCTACGGGCAAACGGGCAGCTGAAGACGATGAG GATGACGACGTCGACACCAAGAAGCAGAAGACTGATGAGGATGActag
- the PTMA gene encoding prothymosin alpha isoform X1, with product MSDAAVDTSSEITTKDLKEKKEVVEEAENGRDAPANGNAENEENGEQEADNEVDEEEEEGGEEEEEEEEGDGEEEDGDEDEEAEAATGKRAAEDDEDDDVDTKKQKTDEDD from the exons ATGTCAGACGCGGCCGTGGACACCAGCTCCGAGATCACCACCAAG GACttaaaggagaagaaggaagttgtggaggaggcagagaatggAAGAGACGCGCCTGCTAATGGGAACGCT gagaatgaggaaaatgGGGAGCAGGAGGCTGACAATGAGGtagatgaagaagaggaggaaggcggggaggaagaagaggaggaggaggaaggtgatg gagaggaagaggatggagaTGAAGATGAGGAGGCCGAGGCAGCTACGGGCAAACGGGCAGCTGAAGACGATGAG GATGACGACGTCGACACCAAGAAGCAGAAGACTGATGAGGATGActag